The DNA region ACCCGGCCGACGCGCGGCGGGCGCGGGCCTACGGCGCCGAGGGCCTCGGCCTCGTGCGCACCGAGCACATGTTCTTCGAGACCGAGCGGATCCCCATCGTGCAGAAGATGATCATGGCGCGCACCACCACGGAGCGTGCCGAGGCCCTCGCCGCCCTGCTGCCCCTGCAGCGCGGCGACTTCGAGGGGCTCTTCCGCGCGATGGACGGCCTGCCCGTCATCATCCGCCTCCTCGACCCGCCGCTGCACGAGTTCCTCCCGTCCCACGACGAGCTCACCAGCGCGCTGGCCGACCTCAAGATGCAGCTCCAGCACTTCCGCACCTTCGAGGAGATGGACCGGGCACTCGCCGTCATCCGGCACAAGCAGGACCACCTCGCGCGCGTCACCGAGCTGCGCGAGGCCAACCCCATGCTCGGCACGCGCGGCGTGCGCCTCGGCATCCTCATCCCCGAGCTGACCCGCATGCAGGTCAGGGCCGTCTTCGAGGCCGCCTGCACGGTCAAGCGCGAGGGGCTCGACGTGCACCCGGAGGTCATGATCCCGCTCGTCAGCCACGTGAACGAGCTGCGCAGCCAGAAGCGCGCCCTCGAGGAGGAGGCCAAGCTCGTCATGGCCGAGCAGGGCGTGAGCGTCGACTACCGCTTCGGGACGATGATCGAGGTTCCCCGGGCCGTCCTCACGGCCGGCGACCTCGCCGAGGACGCCGAGTTCTTCAGCTTCGGCACGAACGACCTGACGCAGACCGCCTTCGGCATCTCGCGCGACGACGCCGAGAAGGGCTTCCTCATGCACTACCTCGAGAAGGGCATCCTCGAGGAGAACCCCTTCGCGACCATCGACGAGGCCGGCGTCGGCAAGCTCATCGAGACGGGCACGCGCCTAGGCCGCGCCGCGCGACCCGACCTCGAGGTCGGCATCTGCGGCGAGCACGGTGGCGACCCCGCGTCCATCCACCTCTGCCACCGCTACGGCCTCGACTACGTGAGCTGCTCGCCGTTCCGCGTGCCCATCGCGCGGCTCGCGGCGGCGCATGCGGCGTTGAAGTTCCCGAAGGTCGTCGAGACGGGTGGGCCGATGAGCGAACCCGCGCGGGGTACCGGTAAGGAGTTGGTCGGGGCGTAGGGGGGCGGTCACGGTTCACCCGCGCGCTCACAAGGCGCGGTTCGGGACGTGAGTGCAAGGAGGGCTCGGTGGCCTCGGGGGGCGCCGGGCCCTCAGCCTGCTGCTTCACGGGTTCACCTGCCGCCCACTGCGAGCGTCAGCTCCGTGGACGAATATCCGAATTGCGGATATGCTGTGAGAATGAGTAACGAGGCGCCGCTGGTTCAGCTCTCGGGGCGAGGCCAAGTCACCCTTCCCGCGGACGTGCGTCGGGTGCTCGGTCTGCATGCGGGCGACGCTTTCCGGGTCGGCATCGAGGAAGGGCGGATCGTCCTTCAACCCGTCGAGGTCATGCCGGTCGAGCTGTACTCGGATGAGCGGATCGCGGAGTTCCTGGCTGCCAGCGAGCTCACCGAAGAAGAACTCGCCGAGGCCCGCGGCCGATGGGGCCTGTAAGGGCCTTCCTCGACGCCAACGTCTTGTTCAGCGCGGCGCTCGGCGGCCCGACGTTCGCTCTGCTGTGGGAGCTGGCTGGTGTCGGCAAGGTTCGCCTCGTCACGAGCGTCTACTGCCACCTCGAAGCCGAGCGCAACCTCGCGCGCAAGTATCCCGGGCGCTCGAGCGCCCTCGCGGCCCGGATGGAACACGTCCTGGTCGTTCCGGGCGTTCGCGATCGAGTCGTTCCCCCGGTTCCGCTCGCGCAGAAGGACTTGCCCGTCTACTCGGTAGCGGTGGCCGTGCTGGCCGACGTGCTCCTCACGGGAGATACGAAGCACTTCTCTCCCCTCATGGAGCGGACCGACCTACCGCTCAGGGTGATGACCGTCGCGCGCTTCCTCAAGGCGGGCTACTGAGCCCGTAGAGCCGCTCGCTGGACGCCACCTTCGTCTTGCTCGGGCGCGCCGCTCTTGCTGTTCGCCGATCGCGCCGACCGCTGGTCACCCAGTGGCCTTGACAACTCGCGACGCCCGGTTCAATACTTGCTACACCAAATGAACTAAAGGGCGTGTCCATGCGGAACGGCTCAACCAGCGCACTCGGTCGCGAGAAGATCCGGTTACTCAACCAGAGCGCGATCATCAACGCGATCCACCGGTCGAGGAAGATCTCGCGGACGGACCTGGCCGTCCAACTCCGCTTGAGCCCCGCCGCCGTCACGAACCTCACCGCCTCCCTGATAGACACGGGGCTCGTCGTCGAGGTCGAGGTGGGCGAGTCGCAGTCGGTCGGGCGCAAGCCCATCCTGCTCGGCATCAACTACGACCACTCCTACGTCGTGGGGGCCAAGGTCATGCCCGACGCCATCGTGGCGTCGCTCACCAACCTCAACGCCGACGTGCTCGGCACGGTGCGCGTCCCGCTCGCCGACTCCGCCGTCGGCACGGTCGCCGCCGCGGTGGTGGCGTCCAAGGCCGAGCTCTGCGACAAGCTCGGCGTCCCCGGTCACCGCGTGGCCGGGCTGGGCGTGAGCCTGCCCGGCGTCGTCGACTACCTCACGGGCATCGTCAAGCACTCCGACCTGCTCGGCTGGCACGACGTTCGCCTCGCCGAGGAGCTGCGCGACGTGGCCGGGCTCTCCGCCGTCGTCGAGAACGACGTGAACGCCCTCGCCGCCGCCCAGAGCTGGTTCGGCCTCGGGCGCGCGCACGACTCCTTCCTGACCGTGACCATGGGGCGCGGTGTCGGCCTTGGCATCGTGATAGGCGGCGCCATCTACCGCGGTCCCCGCGGCGGCGCCGGCGAGGTCGGGCATACCCGCTGCACGCCGATCGGACCGCGCGTCATGCGGCCCGGCACCACGACCCTCGAGGAGCGGCTGGGCGACGCCGCCCTGTTGGCCGAGGCGCACCGCGCCGTCGCCGGCTTCCCACGAGACGCGCGTCCGGAGGCGCTCACCGCTCTGGCGGCGCGGGGCGACGAGACGGCCCTCGGCCTGCTCGCCGACGCTGGCGAGTGCCTGGGCGTCGCCCTGAGCGACCTCGTGAACCTTTTCGCGCCCACCCTCGTCATCCTCGGCGGGGAAGGGCTGCGGAACTCCAAGTACTTCCTGCCCCACGTTCGACCGGCGCTCGAGAGGCACGCCTTCGGCGGCCTGGCCGACGGCCTCGAGCTGATCGTCGACTCGTGGGGCGACGACGCGTGGGCGCGCGGGGCCGCCGGCCTCGCCGCCGCACGCTTCCTCGAGGCCGCGACCGAGCCGTTGTCGGCGCTGCAGACCGGGCCCGGTCTGACGCGATGACGGCTCGTCGGCGACGACTTTGCAGCAAGAAGCCCAGCGAGGCGAAGGAGGAAGTCATGAAGAGGCACAAGGCAAGCGGTTGGCTGACGAGGTTGGCGTTCGCGCTGGCGCTCGGCCTGGCCGCGTTCGGTACGGCGCAGACGGTCAACTACTTCTCGTTCACGACGGGCTCGGACAAGCTGGACGTGCTCGAGCACCTCATCGACGTGTTCGAGGCGGAGAACCCCGGCATCAAGATCAACTACACGACCGCCGACTTCGGCTCGTACTTCACGAAGCTCCAGACCGACTTCGCGGCCGGGACGTCACCCGACGTCTTCGAGCTCAACTACGAGAACTTCGTGACCTTCGCCTCGCGCGGGACGTTGCGCGACCTGCGCGACGAGATGGCCGGTAGCAGCCTGGTGAAGGACGACACGTTCTACCCGGCGGCCCTCGACGCCTTCAGTTACGACGGCGCCCAGCTCGGCCTGCCGATCACGTTCTCGACCGTGCTCCTCATCTACAACAAGGACCTGTTCGACGCCGCCGGCGTGGCCTACCCGACGGACGACTGGACGTGGGACGACGTCATCGCGGCCGGCAAGGCCATCAGCGATCCGGCGAAGCGCGTCTGGGGCATCTCCCAGCCCGTGCAGTTCTGGGAGTTCTACAAGGTGGCCGAGCAGGCCGGCGGCGGCCTGACCGTCACGCCGACCGTCCAGATCGACACGCACGAGAACCGCGCCGCCGCGCACTACCTCGTCGACAAGGTGCAGCTCCACCACATCATGCCGACCGACGCGGAGATGAGCGGCGTCGGCGACATCGACCTCTTCCTCAACCAGCAGCTCGGCATGATCGTCACGGGCATCTGGATGTTCGACAACTTCGTCACGAACGCCACCTTCGACTGGGACGTCGCGGTCGAGCCGGGCGGCGCGCGCAAGGCCACGCACTTCTTCTCCAACGCCGCCGTCGTGTCGAGCCAGAGCAAGGTGCAAGGCGCCGCCTACAAGTGGGTGGAGTTCCTCGCCGCCCACCCGGCCGTCGTCGAGGCGCGCATCGAGTCGAACTGGGAGCTCTCGGCGCTCTCGCTCGACCAGGCCGACGCGCTCGAGCCGTACCTCGCCAAGCCCGTGCCCGCGAACCGCGAGGCCGTGTTCGAGTCGCTCGCGTACGCCGTCAACCCGCCCGTCGTCGAGAACCAGCCCGAGCTCCAGGACATCGTCAACCAGGAGCTCGAGGCCGCGCGCCTCGGCACCAAGACGGTCGAGCAGGCGCTGCAGGACGCGCAGAAGCGCGTCGAGGCGCTCGTAGGGCGGTAGGCGCGCCGCAGCGTTGTGGGGCGCCGCGCGACTTCGCGGCGTCCCACACACGACCAGCGCATTCGCGCCGCCGAGTCGCGCGGCGCCACCACGCGCGACCAGCGCATGCACGCCGCCACGCGTACGCGTCGCCCGTCGATGTCGACCCGGCGATGTTCGGCACGACCCCGCGCCTACCACTCCCCGTCCCCGGCGCGCGGGCCGATCGCGCCACCGCTGCCACGACCGCGCTCCAGGAGGCTGAACGCCCGATGATCGTGCACGACCCGTTCGGTATCGACGACCCCTACAAGAGCAGCCCCACCGAGCGCTTCCCGCGCGACCCGGCGCCCGGCGACGCCGTGCAGGTCGGCTTCCGCGTGCCGGCGGGCGCGCGGGAGGCCTGGGCGGAGGTGACGCATACCAGGCACGGCGGCGCGCCGGAATCGCGGCGCGTCGCCGCCATGAAGCTTGCGGGCGACGCGTGGGCCGTCGACCTCGGCTCTTTCCCCGACGGCGGCGTGGAGTACGTGCTGCGCGCGCTGCCGGACGGGTTGCCGGGCGCCGCGTCGGATGGCGTGTCGGACGGCACCTCTGACGCCGTGTCTGACGCCGTGTCTGACGCCGCGTCTGGCGTAGCCACGGGCGGGCGACCTCTCAGCGCTGGGCCGTACCGGTTCGACGTCGGCGCCTGGACGACCGTGACCGGCGTGGGTGAAGCCTTCCTCGTGGGCGACGCATCCGGCGACGAGGTGCGGGTCGAGCTCACCGCCGATCGCGGGACGGCGTGGCTTGCGTTCGCGTTCCCGACGGCTGGGGCGTGCCGGTTGGTTCTGAGGCGAGCGGAGCCGACGGGGGCGGGAGCGGCGCCGCGAGGTACGGCAGGGGAGAACGTCGCCGGAGCGAACGTGGCCCGAGGGAACGCGGTCGAAGAGAACCTCGCCGCAGGCAACGCTGCCGGCGAGAGCGCCGCCGCGAAGGGTGCGGCCGCCCTCCGAGGCGCCCGGCCCGGCTCCCCCGCCGAGCTGCGCGAGACCCTCTGGGGCTTCACGATCGAGGCGCCGGGCATCGTCGTGCGCGTCGAGCGCGCCGACCTCACGGTGAGCGCCGCCACGCCTGGGGCGCCCCACACGCCGCTCTTCTCCGGCAGCCTGCGCTTCGCGTGGCTCGAGCGGGCGGGCGTGATGAGCACGACCGTCGTCGCCAACTTCCTCACGGGCGAGGGCGAGGCCATTTACGGCCTCGGCGAGCGCTTCGTCGACGCCGACCGCAACGGTCAGCGCTGGGACCTGCGCGTCTACGAGGAGTACAAGGAGCAACGCAAACGAACCTATATCCCTGTCCCGCTACTCGTATCGGAGCGGAGCTACGGCGTGTGGCTCGACGTTCCGGAACCGAGCTATCTAGACCTGACCGAACGCGAGGCGGCCTGGACCGTCGAGCGGCTCCATGGCGAGCCCGACGGCTCGGAGCGCAGCCTGCTCGACCTCGTGGTGTTCGTGGCCGACGAGCCATACGCGGTCACCGCCGCCTTCACGCGCCTGACCGGCCGCCCGGCCGTGCCGCCCGCCTGGGCGTTCGGGCCGTGGATGTCCGCCAACACCTGGAACTCGCAGGCGTTGGTCGAGGAGGTCGTGGGGCGCACGCTCGCCGAGGACGTGCCCGCCTCCGTGATCGTCATCGAGGCGTGGAGCGACGAGTCGACCTTCTATATCTTCAACGACGCCGAGTACGAGCCGAAGGCGGAAGGGGCCGCGCATAGGCTCGGAGACTTCCGGTTCAAGGGCAGGTGGCCCGACCCGAAGGCCATGGTGGACTGGTGCCACGCGAACGGCGTGCGCGTCGTGCTCTGGCAGATCCCCGTGCACAAGCGGCTCGGCGAGCCCCACGCCCAGCACGACCTCGACGGCGAGTACATGCTCGAGCACGGCCTCGCCGTCCTGAACCCCGACGGCAGCGCTTACCGGAATAAGGGCTGGTGGTTCACGGACGCGCTCGTGGCCGACTTCTCGAACCCGGCCACGAGCGAGTTCTGGTTCGGCAAGC from Trueperaceae bacterium includes:
- a CDS encoding sugar ABC transporter substrate-binding protein, encoding MKRHKASGWLTRLAFALALGLAAFGTAQTVNYFSFTTGSDKLDVLEHLIDVFEAENPGIKINYTTADFGSYFTKLQTDFAAGTSPDVFELNYENFVTFASRGTLRDLRDEMAGSSLVKDDTFYPAALDAFSYDGAQLGLPITFSTVLLIYNKDLFDAAGVAYPTDDWTWDDVIAAGKAISDPAKRVWGISQPVQFWEFYKVAEQAGGGLTVTPTVQIDTHENRAAAHYLVDKVQLHHIMPTDAEMSGVGDIDLFLNQQLGMIVTGIWMFDNFVTNATFDWDVAVEPGGARKATHFFSNAAVVSSQSKVQGAAYKWVEFLAAHPAVVEARIESNWELSALSLDQADALEPYLAKPVPANREAVFESLAYAVNPPVVENQPELQDIVNQELEAARLGTKTVEQALQDAQKRVEALVGR
- a CDS encoding AbrB/MazE/SpoVT family DNA-binding domain-containing protein; protein product: MSNEAPLVQLSGRGQVTLPADVRRVLGLHAGDAFRVGIEEGRIVLQPVEVMPVELYSDERIAEFLAASELTEEELAEARGRWGL
- a CDS encoding PIN domain-containing protein — translated: MGPVRAFLDANVLFSAALGGPTFALLWELAGVGKVRLVTSVYCHLEAERNLARKYPGRSSALAARMEHVLVVPGVRDRVVPPVPLAQKDLPVYSVAVAVLADVLLTGDTKHFSPLMERTDLPLRVMTVARFLKAGY
- a CDS encoding ROK family transcriptional regulator; the protein is MRNGSTSALGREKIRLLNQSAIINAIHRSRKISRTDLAVQLRLSPAAVTNLTASLIDTGLVVEVEVGESQSVGRKPILLGINYDHSYVVGAKVMPDAIVASLTNLNADVLGTVRVPLADSAVGTVAAAVVASKAELCDKLGVPGHRVAGLGVSLPGVVDYLTGIVKHSDLLGWHDVRLAEELRDVAGLSAVVENDVNALAAAQSWFGLGRAHDSFLTVTMGRGVGLGIVIGGAIYRGPRGGAGEVGHTRCTPIGPRVMRPGTTTLEERLGDAALLAEAHRAVAGFPRDARPEALTALAARGDETALGLLADAGECLGVALSDLVNLFAPTLVILGGEGLRNSKYFLPHVRPALERHAFGGLADGLELIVDSWGDDAWARGAAGLAAARFLEAATEPLSALQTGPGLTR